One window from the genome of Hydra vulgaris chromosome 02, alternate assembly HydraT2T_AEP encodes:
- the LOC136075876 gene encoding uncharacterized protein LOC136075876, giving the protein MIKCLFGGPEFICRAQPVANCSSEFQFAQCQQIVHTINNIENSKTLVIITGGNRVNQRFFGMFKTVDSKPWLTRSGIYLFYDYVHLLKSIRNNWLTEKTDELQFLNSKELAWLSGFCLSVFCEETVAALRTHLEIENKAFEDTAVFIEKIMFFSNVVNVKAPGAGIRFRNELCGEIHSVGDQQLQLLRDIAELSNFMKPTGKRVKQLTLDTSNAICYGFIDLVESLLSNGAKYVLLGWFSTDPIEKAFCKLRQGSGDTYFINAKSVIEKINIQHTKLILQLDIPVDGIDGDTCDICFRDISTDEKELLDNIHDLESSVNKSTLVAIVYIAGYVQKSEIKVYDDSTNYYYKYGSYLYSVNRGGLEIPSEFCVTQFQFIAAKYKFKITKKQ; this is encoded by the exons atgatTAAATGTCTTTTTGGAGGTCCAGAATTTATATGTAGAGCTCAACCTGTTGCAAATTGTTCCTCTGAATTTCAGTTTGCTCAATGTCAACAAATTGTTCATAcgataaataatattgaaaatagtaaGACATTGGTAATAATTACTGGTGGTAACCGTGTAAATCAAAGATTTTTTGGAATGTTTAAAACAGTTGATAGTAAACCATGGTTAACAAGATcaggtatatatttattttatgattatgtgCATCTCTTAAAATCTATACGAAACAATTGGTTGACAGAAAAGACTGACgaacttcaatttttaaacagtaaagAACTGGCTTGGCTAAGTGGA ttttgtttgtctgttttttgTGAAGAAACAGTAGCTGCATTAAGAACGCATCTAGAGATTGAAAATAAAGCATTTGAAGATACTGctgtatttattgaaaaaataatgtttttttcgaATGTTGTTAATGTCAAAGCACCTGGTGCTGGCATTCGGTTTAGAAATGAATTATGCGGAGAAATCCACTCAGTTGGTGATCAACAGTTACAACTGCTACGAGATATTGCTGAACTGTCAAATTTTATGAAACCTACAGGTAAGCGTGTAAAACAGCTTACGTTAGATACTAGCAATGCAATATGTTATGGCTTTATTGATCTCGTAGAAAGTTTGTTGAGTAATGGAGCAAAGTATGTCTTATTAGGTTGGTTTTCAACAGATCCAattgaaaaagctttttgtaaGCTTCGACAGGGATCTGGAGATACTTACTTTATAAACGCTAAATctgtaattgaaaaaattaatattcaacATACTAAATTGATATTACAACTTGACATTCCTGTTGATGGTATCGATGGTGATACTTGTGACATATGTTTTAGAGATATTTCTACTGATGAAAAAGAACTTCTGGATAATATACATGATCTTGAAAGCTCAGTTAATAAATCTACATTAGTGGCTATAGTTTACATAGCTGGCTATGTGCAAAAAAGcgaaataaaagtttatgatGATTCTaccaattattattataaatatggaAGTTATCTGTATAGCGTAAACAGAGGCGGACTTGAAATTCCTTCTGAATTTTGTGTTACTCAGTTTCAGTTCATTGCtgctaaatataaatttaaaatcacaaaaaaacaatga